The Lysobacter panacisoli genome includes a window with the following:
- a CDS encoding PhoH family protein, producing MTRSKRIYVLDTNVLMHDPTALFKFEEHDVFLPMQVIEELDNAKKGNSEASRNARQVSRFLNELIEGTGTDEISTGIPLSRPQGLQLRGAQSIGKLRFQTRDFDAGRRFGAVIPDNHILGSILSLKESDPGVPVVFISKDINLRIKASIAGIVSEDYENDRALDDFSLLYTGATALPEDFWQRYGKDLKSWTEKGRTFYEINRQENDDWHPNQFLFLPGDDESEMKVSRLNDEKVVLQIVDDYRHHQHAVWGIAARNREQNFALNALMDPEIDFVTLLGTAGTGKTLLALAAGLAQTMDQQRYREIIMTRATVSVGEDIGFLPGTEEEKMTPWMGALTDNLEVLTHNQEGGSWGRAATNDLLASRIKIRSLNFMRGRTFLSRWLILDEAQNLTPKQMKTLITRAGPGTKIVCLGNVEQIDTPYLTETTSGLTYAVDRFKNWEHSAHVTLRRGERSRLADYASEVL from the coding sequence ATGACCAGAAGCAAGCGGATCTACGTGCTAGACACCAACGTCCTGATGCACGACCCGACCGCGCTGTTCAAATTCGAGGAGCACGATGTCTTCCTGCCCATGCAGGTCATCGAGGAACTCGACAACGCCAAGAAGGGCAACTCCGAAGCCAGCCGCAACGCGCGCCAGGTGAGCCGGTTCCTCAACGAACTGATCGAAGGCACCGGCACCGACGAGATCTCCACCGGCATCCCGCTCAGCCGACCGCAGGGCCTGCAGCTGCGCGGCGCGCAGAGCATCGGCAAGCTGCGTTTCCAGACCCGCGACTTCGACGCCGGCCGCCGCTTCGGCGCGGTGATCCCGGACAACCACATCCTTGGGTCGATCCTCTCGCTGAAGGAAAGCGACCCCGGCGTGCCGGTGGTGTTCATCTCCAAGGACATCAACCTGCGCATCAAGGCGTCGATCGCCGGGATCGTGTCGGAGGACTACGAGAACGACCGCGCGCTCGACGACTTCAGCCTGCTCTACACCGGCGCGACCGCGCTGCCGGAGGATTTCTGGCAGCGCTACGGCAAGGACCTGAAGTCGTGGACCGAGAAGGGTCGCACCTTCTATGAGATCAACCGCCAGGAGAACGACGACTGGCATCCGAACCAGTTCCTGTTCCTGCCGGGCGACGACGAATCGGAGATGAAGGTCTCGCGCCTCAACGACGAGAAGGTGGTGCTGCAGATCGTCGACGACTACCGCCACCACCAGCACGCGGTGTGGGGCATCGCCGCGCGCAACCGTGAGCAGAACTTCGCGCTCAACGCGCTGATGGACCCGGAGATCGACTTCGTCACCCTGCTCGGCACCGCCGGCACCGGCAAGACGCTGCTCGCGCTCGCCGCGGGCTTGGCGCAGACGATGGACCAGCAGCGCTACCGCGAGATCATCATGACCCGCGCGACGGTGAGCGTGGGCGAGGACATCGGCTTCCTGCCCGGTACCGAAGAGGAAAAGATGACACCGTGGATGGGCGCGCTGACCGACAACCTGGAAGTGCTCACCCACAACCAGGAAGGCGGCAGCTGGGGCCGCGCGGCGACCAACGACCTGCTCGCCAGCCGCATCAAGATCCGGTCGCTCAACTTCATGCGCGGCCGCACGTTCCTCAGCCGCTGGTTGATCCTCGACGAGGCGCAGAACCTCACGCCGAAGCAGATGAAGACGCTGATCACCCGCGCCGGCCCCGGTACCAAGATCGTGTGCCTGGGCAACGTGGAGCAGATCGACACACCGTACCTGACCGAAACAACCTCGGGCCTGACGTATGCGGTGGACCGCTTCAAGAACTGGGAGCACAGCGCGCACGTGACGCTGCGTCGCGGCGAGCGTTCGCGCCTGGCGGATTACGCGTCCGAGGTGCTCTGA
- a CDS encoding peroxiredoxin → MLDTGDRIPKDVSALPLALSSGETTRLKDFAGQWLVLYFYPKDSTPGCTTEGIDFNALLPKFRKLGATVLGVSRDSIKSHQNFCAKQGFKFDLVSDADEALCNAFGVIKEKNMYGRKVLGIVRSTYLISPDGVIAQSWSPVKVPGHAQAVLDALKAAASQ, encoded by the coding sequence ATGCTGGACACCGGCGACCGAATCCCGAAAGACGTCTCCGCCCTGCCCCTGGCGCTGTCCAGCGGCGAAACCACACGGCTCAAGGACTTCGCCGGGCAGTGGCTGGTGCTGTACTTCTACCCGAAGGACAGCACGCCCGGCTGCACCACCGAAGGCATCGACTTCAACGCCCTGCTGCCGAAGTTCCGCAAGCTCGGCGCGACCGTGCTGGGCGTCTCGCGCGATTCGATCAAATCCCACCAGAACTTCTGCGCCAAGCAGGGATTCAAGTTCGACCTGGTCAGCGACGCCGACGAAGCGCTGTGCAACGCGTTCGGCGTGATCAAGGAAAAGAACATGTACGGCCGCAAGGTGCTCGGCATCGTGCGCAGCACCTACCTGATATCGCCCGACGGCGTCATCGCCCAGTCATGGAGCCCGGTGAAAGTCCCCGGGCACGCCCAAGCCGTGCTCGACGCCCTCAAGGCCGCCGCATCGCAGTGA
- a CDS encoding glycine cleavage system protein R: protein MTDSAARPSPNENHLLINAYTTHPESPLLSVTRRIADSGCNLVDARLATVGRDVSVTALAVGSWDSVAKLEAMLTRLEREEGLKLVWYRTGAKQAQSNLLPYVVEVVAADKQGILFQLADFFDRQGITIESLHSSRYRAMQTGAEMFSAQITIGVPSSMHIAALRDDFLEFCDHLNLDAIMDPMKF from the coding sequence TTGACCGATTCCGCTGCCCGGCCGTCGCCGAACGAAAACCACCTCCTGATCAACGCCTACACGACGCATCCGGAGTCGCCGCTGCTATCGGTGACGCGGCGCATCGCCGATTCGGGCTGCAATCTGGTGGACGCGCGCCTGGCCACGGTCGGCCGCGACGTCTCGGTCACCGCACTCGCGGTGGGCTCGTGGGACTCGGTCGCCAAGCTCGAAGCCATGCTCACCCGCCTTGAGCGCGAGGAAGGCCTGAAGCTGGTGTGGTACCGCACCGGCGCCAAGCAGGCGCAGTCGAACCTGCTGCCGTACGTGGTCGAGGTCGTGGCCGCCGACAAGCAGGGCATCCTGTTCCAGCTGGCCGACTTCTTCGACCGCCAGGGCATCACCATCGAGAGCCTGCACAGTTCGCGCTACCGCGCCATGCAGACCGGGGCGGAGATGTTCTCGGCGCAGATCACCATCGGGGTGCCGTCGAGCATGCACATCGCCGCTCTGCGCGACGATTTCCTGGAATTCTGCGACCACCTCAACCTCGACGCGATCATGGACCCCATGAAGTTCTGA
- the dapA gene encoding 4-hydroxy-tetrahydrodipicolinate synthase has translation MRLSGSITALATPFTATGEIDLDAWQRLLDAQLEGGTQAIVVAGSTGEAAALFDAEYDTLLRSAVERVAGRIPVLAGTGLSNTAKTIELTRHVAALGADAALVVTPPYVRPTQAGLIAHYRALADDGALPLVLYNVPGRTGGDLLPETVAELAPHPQIVGIKEARSEAERMAALLAFKDEGFSVLSGDDPTACRSMLAGADGVISVASNVLPRAFRRLADLARGGQRDAAQALDARMWPAYDFLGVEPNPIPVKALLARQGIGHGLRLPLLPLSAAHADTAANIAALVGELELESRESLVA, from the coding sequence TTGCGACTTTCCGGCAGTATCACCGCGTTGGCGACGCCTTTCACGGCGACCGGCGAGATCGACCTCGACGCCTGGCAGCGCCTGCTCGACGCGCAGCTCGAAGGCGGCACCCAGGCCATCGTCGTGGCCGGTTCCACCGGCGAGGCCGCCGCGTTGTTCGACGCCGAGTACGACACGCTCCTGCGCAGCGCGGTTGAACGCGTCGCCGGACGCATTCCGGTGCTCGCCGGCACCGGTCTGTCGAACACCGCCAAGACCATCGAACTCACGCGCCACGTGGCCGCGCTCGGCGCCGATGCCGCGCTGGTGGTGACGCCGCCGTACGTGCGTCCGACACAGGCTGGCCTGATCGCGCATTACCGCGCCCTCGCCGACGACGGCGCATTGCCGCTCGTGCTCTACAACGTGCCCGGTCGCACCGGTGGCGATCTGCTGCCGGAAACGGTGGCCGAACTCGCGCCGCATCCGCAGATCGTCGGCATCAAGGAAGCGCGCAGCGAAGCTGAGCGCATGGCCGCGCTGCTGGCGTTCAAGGACGAGGGCTTTTCGGTCCTGAGCGGCGACGACCCGACTGCCTGCCGTTCCATGCTGGCCGGCGCGGACGGCGTCATCTCCGTCGCTTCGAACGTGCTGCCGCGCGCCTTCCGCCGCTTGGCCGACCTCGCGCGCGGTGGCCAGCGCGACGCCGCGCAGGCGCTCGATGCGCGCATGTGGCCGGCTTACGACTTCCTCGGCGTCGAGCCCAACCCGATCCCCGTCAAGGCGCTGCTGGCGCGACAGGGCATCGGTCACGGGCTGCGCCTGCCGCTGCTGCCGTTGTCGGCGGCACATGCCGACACGGCGGCGAACATCGCCGCGCTGGTCGGCGAACTCGAACTGGAAAGCCGCGAATCGCTCGTGGCCTGA
- the fdxA gene encoding ferredoxin FdxA: MPFVVTENCIKCKYTDCVEVCPVDCFHEGPNFLVIDPDECIDCTLCEPECPINAIYPEDDVPAGQEAFVALNAELSKAWPVITTRKDPLPDAKDWEGKPGKLDKLER, from the coding sequence ATGCCCTTCGTCGTCACCGAGAACTGCATCAAGTGCAAGTACACCGACTGCGTGGAGGTGTGCCCGGTGGACTGCTTCCACGAAGGCCCGAATTTCCTGGTGATCGACCCGGACGAGTGCATCGACTGCACGCTGTGCGAGCCGGAATGCCCCATCAACGCGATCTACCCCGAGGACGACGTGCCGGCCGGACAGGAGGCGTTCGTCGCGCTCAACGCGGAACTCTCCAAGGCCTGGCCGGTGATCACCACCCGCAAGGACCCGTTGCCCGACGCGAAGGACTGGGAAGGCAAGCCGGGCAAGCTCGACAAGCTCGAGCGCTGA
- the folK gene encoding 2-amino-4-hydroxy-6-hydroxymethyldihydropteridine diphosphokinase — translation MSDPAVAFVGLGSNLGDSIAIVRAALAALDELPDTRVLRASSLYRTAAWGVTAQPDFINAVAMLQTARAPQELLLDLLDIERHAGRHRLADGSDRWGPRTLDLDLLVYGDRVIDEPGLHVPHPRLRERAFVLVPMAEIAPDALVPGVGPVRQALAAMESAEVEGVTYAQPHDRA, via the coding sequence ATGAGCGATCCCGCCGTCGCCTTCGTCGGGCTGGGCAGCAATCTCGGCGACAGCATCGCGATCGTGCGCGCCGCCCTGGCGGCGCTGGACGAATTGCCCGACACGCGCGTGCTGCGCGCGTCGTCGCTGTATCGCACCGCGGCGTGGGGCGTGACCGCCCAGCCGGACTTCATCAACGCGGTGGCGATGCTGCAGACCGCGCGCGCGCCGCAGGAACTGCTGCTGGACCTGCTCGACATCGAGCGGCATGCCGGGCGCCACCGCCTGGCCGATGGCAGCGACCGCTGGGGCCCGCGCACGCTCGATCTCGATCTGCTGGTGTATGGCGATCGCGTCATCGACGAACCGGGCCTGCACGTGCCGCATCCGCGCCTGCGCGAGCGCGCGTTCGTGCTGGTGCCGATGGCGGAAATCGCGCCCGATGCGCTGGTGCCGGGCGTCGGCCCGGTCCGCCAGGCGCTGGCGGCGATGGAAAGCGCCGAGGTGGAGGGGGTAACGTATGCGCAACCCCACGACCGCGCCTGA
- the panB gene encoding 3-methyl-2-oxobutanoate hydroxymethyltransferase, translating into MYSGTPNEKPWTVPALADAKCGGRKLVMLTCYDASFARTMDAAGIDLVLIGDSLGMVVQGHDSTLPVTTSDIAYHTACVARGLDKALLIADLPFQADATPERALDASTALLQAGAAMVKLEGAGHKLEVIRFLVEREIPVCAHLGLTPQSVLRLGGYKVQGRDEAAAARLREDAKAVQDAGATLLVLECVPTPVAAAITKDLTIPTIGIGAGPQCDGQVLVLHDLLGVNSGHRRPRFVKDFLGEGGSVLGAFQAYATAVREGSFPDAEHSYA; encoded by the coding sequence ATGTACAGCGGAACGCCCAACGAAAAGCCCTGGACCGTGCCGGCGCTGGCCGACGCCAAGTGCGGCGGCCGCAAGCTGGTGATGCTGACCTGCTACGACGCCAGTTTCGCGCGCACGATGGACGCCGCCGGCATCGACCTGGTGCTGATCGGCGATTCGCTCGGCATGGTGGTGCAGGGGCACGACAGCACGCTGCCGGTGACGACGTCCGACATCGCCTACCACACCGCCTGCGTCGCGCGCGGCCTCGACAAGGCATTACTGATCGCCGACCTGCCTTTCCAGGCCGATGCCACGCCCGAGCGTGCACTGGATGCATCCACCGCGCTGCTGCAGGCGGGCGCGGCGATGGTCAAGCTGGAAGGCGCGGGGCACAAGCTCGAAGTGATCCGCTTCCTCGTCGAGCGCGAGATCCCCGTGTGTGCGCACCTGGGCCTGACCCCGCAATCGGTGCTGCGCCTGGGCGGCTACAAGGTGCAGGGGCGCGATGAAGCCGCCGCCGCACGCCTGCGCGAGGACGCGAAGGCCGTGCAGGACGCAGGCGCCACGTTGCTGGTGCTGGAATGCGTGCCGACGCCGGTCGCCGCCGCCATCACCAAGGATCTGACCATTCCCACCATCGGCATCGGCGCCGGCCCGCAGTGCGATGGCCAGGTGCTGGTGCTGCACGACCTGCTCGGCGTCAACTCGGGCCACCGTCGCCCGCGCTTCGTGAAGGATTTCCTGGGCGAGGGCGGGTCGGTCCTCGGCGCGTTCCAGGCCTACGCGACGGCCGTCCGCGAAGGCAGTTTCCCCGACGCAGAACATTCCTACGCCTGA
- the panC gene encoding pantoate--beta-alanine ligase: MIEILTELAALRARVSQWRREGLRIAFVPTMGNLHDGHFSLVKLAKTHADRVVASVFVNPTQFGPNEDFARYPRTPEADARGLEAAGCDAVWLPSVETMYPYGVDATVRVQVPGVTTTLEGAHRPGHFDGVATVVSRLFNQVQPDVAVFGRKDYQQLAVIRYMVRDLAFPIEIVGADIVREGNGLAMSSRNQYLTDDERAHASRIRQCLLGMAAALRSGQPRAEIEQQAAERLRADGFDPDYAAVRRPDLTEPDEGERGPQVVLIAARLGRTRLIDNFEFET, from the coding sequence ATGATCGAAATCCTGACCGAACTGGCCGCGCTGCGCGCGCGCGTCTCGCAGTGGCGCCGCGAAGGGCTGCGCATCGCCTTCGTGCCGACGATGGGCAACCTGCACGACGGCCACTTCTCGCTGGTGAAGCTCGCGAAAACCCACGCCGATCGCGTGGTCGCCAGCGTCTTCGTCAATCCGACCCAGTTCGGACCGAACGAGGATTTCGCCCGTTACCCGCGCACGCCCGAGGCCGACGCACGCGGACTGGAAGCCGCAGGTTGCGATGCGGTGTGGCTGCCGTCGGTCGAGACGATGTACCCCTACGGCGTCGACGCGACCGTGCGCGTGCAGGTGCCGGGCGTGACCACCACGCTGGAAGGCGCGCATCGTCCGGGCCATTTCGACGGTGTCGCGACGGTGGTGTCGCGCCTGTTCAACCAGGTCCAGCCGGACGTGGCCGTGTTCGGCCGCAAGGACTACCAGCAGCTGGCCGTGATCCGCTACATGGTCCGCGACCTGGCATTCCCCATCGAGATCGTCGGCGCTGACATCGTCCGCGAAGGCAACGGCCTGGCGATGAGTTCGCGCAACCAGTACCTGACGGACGACGAGCGTGCACACGCCTCCCGCATTCGCCAATGCCTGTTGGGCATGGCGGCCGCCCTCCGTTCCGGGCAGCCGCGCGCGGAGATCGAACAGCAGGCCGCTGAACGCCTGCGCGCCGACGGCTTCGATCCGGACTACGCCGCCGTCCGCCGTCCCGACCTGACCGAGCCCGACGAGGGCGAACGCGGTCCGCAGGTCGTCCTGATCGCCGCCCGGCTGGGCCGGACCCGACTGATCGACAACTTCGAATTCGAGACCTGA
- the panD gene encoding aspartate 1-decarboxylase — protein sequence MQLNVLKAKIHRATVTHAELHYEGSCAIDGRLLDISGIREYEQIHIYNVNNGQRFVTYAIRGEEGSGVISVNGAAAHCAQPGDLVIICAYGLCDEAEAAKYKPTLVYVDRHNALTHTNRSMPAQAA from the coding sequence ATGCAACTCAACGTCCTCAAGGCCAAGATCCACCGCGCCACCGTCACCCATGCCGAGCTGCATTACGAAGGCTCGTGCGCGATCGACGGCCGCCTGCTCGACATCTCGGGCATCCGCGAGTACGAGCAGATCCACATCTACAACGTCAACAACGGCCAGCGCTTCGTCACCTACGCCATCCGCGGCGAGGAAGGCAGTGGCGTGATCTCGGTCAACGGCGCCGCCGCGCACTGCGCGCAGCCGGGCGACCTGGTCATCATCTGTGCCTACGGCCTGTGCGACGAGGCCGAAGCGGCCAAGTACAAGCCGACCCTGGTCTACGTCGACCGCCACAACGCGCTGACGCACACCAACCGCTCGATGCCGGCACAGGCCGCCTGA
- the pgi gene encoding glucose-6-phosphate isomerase yields the protein MSTDARLSQLRAQAGRALDTPLQKLIADDPARAQDFVVRVGPIYANFARQRYDRDALTALFAAAESAHVPARLKALFDGEKINVTEDRSVLHTALRSDLSDAPVAKQAHAQALEARVRMRALVDELAASDVTDIVSVGIGGSDLGPRLAVDALSGPAPGRFRVHFLSNVDGHAAQRVLAGLDPKRTAAVLISKTFGTQETLLNGTILRDWLGGNERLYAVSANVQRAADTFGIPPERILPMWDWVGGRYSLWSAVGFPIALAIGMDAFESMLDGAAQMDAHVLRTPLPRNLAAWHAMTAVWNRNLLGCATQAVLPYDERLKLLSNYLQQLVMESLGKSVRIDGSPVEVETVPVWWGGAGTDTQHSFFQALHQGTSIVPADFIGVVRADAPYPDNHRALQANLLAQTEAFANGQASEDSHRAYAGGRPTTTILLDALTPESFGALLALYEHSVFLQSVIWGVNAFDQFGVELGKQVASRLLPALAGEAQADDPVTRALLEQLRG from the coding sequence ATGAGCACCGACGCCCGTCTGAGCCAACTCCGCGCCCAGGCCGGGCGTGCACTCGACACCCCGCTGCAGAAGCTGATCGCCGACGATCCTGCGCGCGCGCAGGATTTCGTCGTCCGTGTCGGGCCGATCTACGCCAACTTCGCCCGCCAGCGCTACGACCGCGACGCGCTGACCGCGCTGTTCGCCGCCGCCGAATCGGCGCACGTGCCGGCGCGGCTGAAGGCCCTGTTCGACGGCGAGAAGATCAACGTCACCGAAGACCGCTCGGTGCTGCACACGGCACTGCGCAGCGATCTGTCCGATGCGCCGGTCGCGAAGCAGGCGCATGCGCAGGCGCTTGAAGCCCGTGTACGCATGCGCGCGCTGGTCGATGAACTGGCAGCGAGCGACGTCACCGACATCGTCAGCGTCGGCATCGGCGGCTCCGACCTCGGCCCGCGCCTCGCGGTCGATGCACTGAGCGGTCCGGCTCCGGGCCGCTTCCGCGTGCATTTCCTGTCGAACGTCGACGGCCACGCCGCGCAGCGCGTGTTGGCCGGACTCGATCCGAAGCGCACCGCCGCGGTGCTGATCTCCAAGACCTTCGGCACGCAGGAGACGCTGCTCAACGGCACGATCCTGCGCGACTGGCTCGGCGGCAACGAGCGTCTGTACGCCGTGTCCGCCAACGTCCAACGCGCCGCCGACACCTTCGGCATTCCGCCCGAACGCATCCTGCCGATGTGGGACTGGGTCGGCGGGCGCTACTCGTTGTGGTCGGCGGTGGGTTTCCCGATCGCGCTGGCTATCGGCATGGACGCGTTCGAGTCGATGCTCGACGGTGCCGCGCAGATGGATGCGCACGTATTGCGCACGCCGCTGCCGCGCAACCTCGCCGCATGGCACGCGATGACCGCGGTGTGGAACCGCAACCTGCTCGGCTGCGCGACGCAGGCCGTGCTGCCGTACGACGAGCGCCTGAAGCTGCTTTCGAATTACCTGCAGCAGCTGGTGATGGAAAGCCTCGGCAAGTCGGTGCGCATCGACGGTTCGCCGGTCGAAGTCGAAACCGTACCGGTGTGGTGGGGCGGTGCGGGCACCGACACGCAGCACAGTTTCTTCCAGGCGCTGCACCAGGGCACATCGATCGTGCCGGCCGATTTCATCGGCGTGGTGCGCGCCGACGCGCCGTATCCCGACAACCACCGCGCGCTGCAGGCCAACCTGCTGGCGCAGACCGAAGCCTTCGCCAACGGTCAGGCCAGTGAGGACTCGCACCGGGCGTACGCGGGCGGCCGTCCGACCACGACGATCCTGCTCGACGCACTCACCCCGGAGTCGTTCGGCGCGCTGCTCGCGCTGTACGAGCACAGCGTGTTCCTGCAGTCGGTGATCTGGGGCGTCAACGCGTTCGACCAGTTTGGCGTGGAGCTCGGCAAGCAGGTCGCCAGCCGCCTGCTGCCGGCGCTGGCCGGTGAGGCGCAGGCCGACGATCCGGTGACGCGTGCGCTGCTGGAACAGCTCCGCGGCTGA
- the queG gene encoding tRNA epoxyqueuosine(34) reductase QueG has protein sequence MPIPLTADPVAVAQRVRELAREFGFQRCGIAGIELGEDEAHLRDWLAQGLYGSMDWMARHGDLRARPQELHPGTVRVVSVGLDYGRDSDEAWDTLDDGERAYVARYALGRDYHKLMRQRLQRLADRIAEEVGPFGHRVFVDSAPVLERALARNAGLGWIGKHTCLIDKDGGSFFFLGEIYVDLPLPVDPPASAHCGTCRRCIDICPTQAIVAPYRLDARRCISYLTIEHEGAIPEELRAPIGNRIFGCDDCQLICPWNKFAQRTDEPDFRTRNDLDKATLAQLFAWSEAEFLQRTEGSAIRRSGYERWLRNIAVALGNAPSTPEVIAALRSRRESASPLVREHIEWALHRHGSF, from the coding sequence ATGCCGATACCGCTCACGGCCGATCCCGTCGCCGTGGCGCAGCGCGTGCGCGAACTGGCGCGGGAATTCGGCTTCCAGCGATGCGGCATCGCCGGCATCGAACTGGGCGAAGACGAGGCGCACCTGCGCGACTGGCTCGCGCAGGGCCTGTACGGTTCGATGGACTGGATGGCGCGCCACGGCGACCTGCGCGCGCGTCCGCAGGAACTACATCCAGGCACGGTCCGCGTCGTCTCGGTCGGACTGGATTACGGCCGCGACAGCGACGAGGCCTGGGACACGCTCGACGACGGCGAACGCGCCTACGTCGCGCGTTATGCGCTGGGGCGCGACTATCACAAGCTCATGCGCCAGCGACTGCAACGACTGGCCGATCGCATCGCCGAGGAGGTCGGACCGTTCGGGCATCGCGTGTTCGTCGATTCTGCACCGGTGCTGGAGCGCGCGCTCGCGCGCAATGCGGGGCTGGGCTGGATCGGCAAGCACACCTGCCTGATCGACAAGGACGGCGGTTCGTTCTTCTTCCTCGGCGAGATCTATGTCGACCTGCCGCTGCCGGTCGATCCGCCGGCGAGCGCGCATTGCGGCACGTGCCGGCGCTGCATCGACATCTGCCCCACGCAGGCGATCGTCGCGCCGTATCGCCTCGACGCACGACGCTGCATTTCCTACCTCACGATCGAGCACGAAGGCGCGATCCCGGAGGAACTGCGCGCGCCGATCGGCAACCGCATCTTCGGCTGCGACGACTGCCAGCTCATCTGCCCCTGGAACAAGTTCGCCCAGCGCACCGACGAACCCGATTTCCGCACGCGCAACGACCTGGACAAGGCGACGCTGGCGCAGCTGTTCGCGTGGAGCGAGGCGGAATTCCTGCAACGCACCGAGGGATCGGCGATCCGTCGCAGCGGTTACGAGCGCTGGCTGCGCAACATCGCCGTCGCACTGGGCAATGCACCGTCCACGCCGGAGGTCATCGCAGCGCTGCGCTCACGCCGCGAATCGGCAAGCCCACTCGTGCGCGAACACATCGAGTGGGCCCTGCATCGCCACGGCAGCTTCTGA
- a CDS encoding NAD(P)H-hydrate dehydratase: protein MSSDAFPFAQALHGAVALRTVEARAAVALGDAFELMRRAGQAAWRDLLAHWPQAQRIVVVCGPGNNGGDGYVLARHAHEAGREVTVVRWPDAAPRSELAMRAVEAFGGRVIAFDGRLPDGDVIVDALFGIGLSRAPDESAQALIAAINRAGVHVLALDVPSGLDAERGSVPGAAVVATRTVEFMACKGGLRTGAALDHTGALALATLGLNASDFAGCEPIAERITPMDLSRWLGPRPRDSHKGRNGRVLCIGGEHGSGGAIMLCAQAALRSGAGLVEVATRERHVAPLLARLPEAMAHEVGDEAALREALGRADAIALGPGLGRNEWGLQLYERAVASGKPLLLDADALNLLATKPFALPADAVMTPHPGEAARLLGSTTADIQRDRFAAAHALSERYACVVVLKGAGTIVAASHETPRVIGAGNPGMAVGGMGDVLSGVIAALRAQGMNAFDAASSGALLHAAAGDAAAHEGGERGLLPSDLMPWLRHFVNPEPMR, encoded by the coding sequence ATGTCTTCCGATGCCTTCCCGTTCGCCCAGGCGCTCCACGGCGCGGTCGCGCTGCGCACCGTGGAAGCGCGCGCAGCCGTTGCACTGGGCGATGCCTTCGAACTGATGCGCCGCGCCGGCCAGGCCGCGTGGCGCGACCTGCTCGCGCATTGGCCGCAGGCGCAGCGCATCGTGGTCGTGTGCGGCCCGGGCAACAACGGCGGCGATGGCTACGTGCTCGCGCGTCACGCGCACGAAGCGGGACGCGAGGTGACCGTGGTGCGCTGGCCCGACGCCGCGCCGCGCAGCGAGCTCGCGATGCGCGCGGTGGAGGCGTTCGGCGGCCGGGTCATCGCCTTCGACGGACGGCTTCCCGATGGCGATGTGATCGTCGATGCGCTGTTCGGTATCGGCTTGTCGCGCGCGCCGGACGAAAGCGCGCAAGCGCTGATCGCGGCGATCAACCGCGCGGGCGTGCACGTGCTCGCGCTCGATGTTCCCAGTGGCCTGGATGCGGAGCGCGGCAGTGTTCCCGGCGCCGCGGTCGTCGCGACGCGCACGGTCGAATTCATGGCCTGCAAGGGCGGGCTGCGCACCGGTGCGGCGCTCGATCACACCGGCGCGCTGGCGCTGGCGACGCTCGGACTCAACGCATCGGATTTCGCAGGCTGCGAACCCATCGCCGAACGCATTACGCCGATGGACCTGTCGCGCTGGCTCGGCCCGCGTCCGCGCGACAGCCACAAGGGGCGCAACGGTCGTGTGCTGTGCATCGGCGGCGAACACGGCAGCGGCGGCGCGATCATGCTGTGCGCTCAGGCCGCGTTGCGCAGCGGCGCGGGGCTGGTCGAAGTCGCCACGCGCGAGCGCCACGTCGCACCGTTGCTCGCGCGCCTGCCCGAGGCGATGGCCCACGAAGTCGGCGACGAAGCCGCGCTGCGCGAAGCACTCGGTCGCGCCGATGCGATCGCGCTCGGGCCAGGCCTGGGTCGCAACGAATGGGGCCTGCAGCTGTACGAGCGCGCGGTGGCGAGCGGCAAGCCGCTGCTGCTCGATGCCGATGCGCTGAACCTGCTTGCGACGAAACCATTCGCATTGCCGGCCGATGCGGTGATGACGCCGCATCCCGGCGAAGCCGCGCGATTGCTCGGCAGCACCACCGCCGATATTCAGCGCGATCGCTTCGCGGCTGCGCACGCGTTGTCCGAACGCTACGCCTGCGTGGTCGTGCTCAAGGGTGCGGGCACGATAGTCGCCGCCTCGCACGAAACGCCGCGAGTGATCGGCGCGGGCAATCCGGGCATGGCGGTGGGCGGCATGGGTGACGTGCTCAGCGGTGTGATCGCAGCGTTGCGCGCGCAAGGCATGAATGCATTCGATGCCGCCAGTTCCGGCGCATTGCTGCATGCCGCCGCGGGCGATGCGGCCGCGCATGAAGGCGGCGAACGCGGTCTGCTGCCTTCCGACCTGATGCCGTGGCTTCGACACTTCGTCAATCCGGAACCGATGCGATGA